The following proteins come from a genomic window of Kwoniella shandongensis chromosome 7, complete sequence:
- a CDS encoding cytosolic Fe-S cluster assembly factor NAR1: MAFSGALTITDLDDFLTPSQACIIPVRGAKTTEDQGPTEIHIDDNNNYYEVSMYPAADAGPSNAKKALEKAEINLNDCLACSGCITSTESLLITMQSHLEVLEFIKTNPTNLDPDAPCHKPRLPILSISPQTLASLSAAYSSATSRPTIPLLILLRRLRAFLSQPEKGGWRVWDTTFARHLSLKETVVEYHERKDKKEKGKAVELPMLASACPGWVCYAEKAQGDLLPLLSAARSSQGIIGALAKQWYGHKTSHRPDEVYHVTAMPCYDKKLEASRSDFYSALYSTRDVDCVLTTGELDLLLQDLGFNPYLSVPGEDIPSSPSLDGSPFPELLNHEGSSSGSYLATLIRNVQTSHSNPTRITTREIRASTDNVEYLIHDTITGEVIFKGAKVYGFRNLQNLVRKVAKETGIGRAGRSGAGAGKLSLAVAARRRKARTAGGIATPTTDGSDAESIASLSLQSGDDRKLDFVEVMACPGGCVNGGGQMKPVTPAQVVKDSDAMEVDEEGYQRPLPDDGTAPTSTAKDGSAAVEGTDEGMRWSTKEWVAKVEEIYWTGLPTPPPSPPLTASNLDSSTFSAESKVNGNGQGRGISRDTDRLYTSDELAEEIVHEVCGDDSAKRWEFLRTRFRKVESDILAQGGVTHEAVVW, from the exons ATGGCATTCTCAGgagctttg ACGATCACcgacctcgacgacttcTTGACCCCCTCACAAGCGTGCATCATCCCGGTGAGAGGGGCAAAGACAACAGAGGATCAAGGACCT ACGGAGATCCACATCGACGATAACAACAACTATTATGAGGTGTCGATGTATCCAGCTGCTGATGCCGGACCGTCAAATGCGAAGAAGGCGCTGGAGAAGGCAGAGATCAACCTCAACGATTGTCTAGCTTGCAG CGGCTGCATCACATCCACCGAATcactcctcatcaccatgcAGTCCCATCTCGAGGTCCTCGAATTCATCAAAACAAACCCTACCAATCTGGACCCCGATGCACCATGTCACAAACCCCGACTTCCTATACTTTCTATCTCACCGCAGACCCTCGCCTCGCTCTCAGCCGCTTATTCCTCAGCTACTTCACGTCCTACTATCCCCcttcttatccttcttcgtcgattACGCGCATTTCTCAGTCAGCcagagaagggaggatggagagtcTGGGATACGACTTTTGCGAGACACCTGAGTTTGAAGGAGACGGTCGTGGAGTATCACGAGAGGAAAGAtaaaaaggagaagggcaaggcgGTGGAATTACCGATGCTGGCAAGTGCTTGTCCGGGTTGGGTGTGTTACGCAGAGAAGGCTCAGGGGGATCTCTTACCGCTCTTGAGTGCAGCTAGGAGTAGTCAGGGTATAATTGGAGCATTGGCAAAGCAGTGGTATGGTCATAAAACGAGTcacag ACCCGACGAGGTCTATCATGTCACAGCTATGCCGTGCTACGACAAGAAACTCGAGGCATCTAGATCAGACTTCTACTCTGCCCTCTACTCCACTCGTGATGTCGATTGCGTCTTGACTACCGGAGAGCTCGACTTACTCTTGCAAGACCTTGGGTTCAACCCGTATCTTTCAGTGCCTGGCGAAGAcataccctcttccccatccttgGATGGCTCACCATTCCCAGAACTGCTCAATCACGAAGGATCTAGCTCTGGCTCTTACCTGGCCACACTCATACGAAATGTTCAGACTTCTCATTCAAACCCAACAAGGATCACCACCCGCGAGATCCGAGCTTCAACCGATAACGTCGAATATCTCATCCATGACACAATCACGGGCGAAGTGATATTCAAAGGTGCCAAAGTGTACGGTTTCCGGAATCTTCAAAATCTCGTGCGAAAGGTTGCGAAGGAGACAGGGATAGGTCGAGCGGGTCGCagtggagctggagctggaaaGCTATCTTTAGCCGTAGCTGCGCGACGAAGAAAAGCACGAACGGCCGGCGGGATTGCCACGCCTACGACGGACGGCTCAGATGCGGAGAGTATCGCTTCGCTGAGTCTGCAAAGTGGCGATGATAGGAAACTTGATTTCGTGGAGGTCATGGCTTGTCCAGGAGGATGCGTGAACGGAGGAGGTCAGATGAAACCCGTCACTCCGGCTCAAGTCGTAAAGGACTCTGATGCTATggaagttgacgaagagggtTATCAACGACCTTTACCCGATGACGGTACCGCCCCGACCTCAACTGCGAAGGACGGATCAGCTGCCGTTGAAGGGACCGACGAGGGTATGCGATGGTCAACCAAAGAATGGGTTGCGAAAGTGGAAGAAATCTATTGGACCGGTCTACCAACTCCACCGCcttcaccaccactcacagCGTCAAACCTAGACTCGTCGACATTCTCAGCTGAATCGAAGGTGAACGGGAACGGTCAAGGCCGTGGCATTAGCAGGGATACCGATAGGTTGTATACGTCTGATGAGTTGGCAGAGGAGATTGTCCACGAAGTGTGTGGAGATGACTCGGCAAAGAGGTGGGAATTCTTGAGGACCAGATTTAGGAAGGTCGAGAGCGATATTTTGGCCCAAGGAGGAGTGACGCACGAGGCGGTTGTATGGTAG
- a CDS encoding mitochondrial 54S ribosomal protein mL58, translated as MACSTLASSSRTLPRSTFTLSPLGSTRGVLHRARPPRIPILPSPHTPKTPLPTSGTSHPIDPKVHTNGQLPPSTTSSTSLEDSDGLTFHHSPPPSLPSYTNGQVPSLLKWLGGESVRLTGEEGAPVIKERKVFGGRAEWSEEVVSRIKELRAQGLSRKAIGETLQIPAELHRLIPRIAPQTPIQSAEKASELEAQKSTWGYKKRLSREVKQKRKEFW; from the exons ATGGCGTGCTCAACCCTCGCTTCATCATCTCGAACCCTCCCTCGATCTACAttcaccctctctcctctcggtTCTACACGAGGTGTTCTCCATCGAGCTCGACCACCACGAATTCCCATCCTACCTTCACCCCACACGCCCAAAACCCCTCTCCCTACAAGCGGTACTTCCCATCCTATCGATCCGAAAGTTCACACAAACGGTCAATTACCCCCTTCTACCACCAGTTCTACATCACTTGAAGATTCGGATGGATTGACTTTCCACCATTCACCACCGCCTTCCTTGCCTAGTTATACGAATGGACAAGTACCGAGCTTGTTGAAGTGGCTCGGTGGGGAAAGTGTGAGATTgacaggggaagaaggagcaccggtgatcaaggagaggaaggtgttTGGCGGGAGAGCAGAGTGGAGCGAGGAGGTCGTGTCGCGGatcaaggagttgagagCGCAGGGATTGTCAAGAAAGGCTATTGGTGAAAC GCTCCAAATCCCCGCTGAGCTACATCGTCTCATCCCTCGAATCGCCCCACAAACACCCATCCAATCCGCTGAGAAAGCATCAGAACTGGAAGCACAAAAATCAACTTGGGGTTACAAGAAGAGATTGTCGAGAGAGgtcaagcagaagaggaaggagtttTGGTAG
- a CDS encoding mitochondrial 54S ribosomal protein uL15m, producing the protein MSLNMFAGSLRSLLSSTSRLIVPSAGGSSSRSASTLAHLGELAPAKGSTKVDTRYGRGPGSQKGGTSGRGHKGQKARAGKGVRLGFEGGQTPLHRKIPKRGFINFTSKTYAPLSISTLQSFISQSRISPSEPITVGTIARSNAVHGLSHLSGIKLLGEPDPSLPLPPLKLELSRYSKAAAQAIIDAGGQVSAVYHNNLGLRKEIFPEKFVGRDIKAAKPTRKTDILYYTNPKKYGYLANETTPAARKMSPGEWTEVSQSQPQPEA; encoded by the exons ATGTCTCTCAACATGTTCGCAGGGTCTCTACGATCACTCCTATCGTCTACATCTCGATTAATCGTTCCCTCGGCTGGCGGCTCATCCTCTCGATCCGCCTCGACTCTTGCTCATCTCGGTGAACTTGCACCAGCAAAGGGATCTACCAAAGTT GACACACGATATGGACGTGGTCCCGGATCTCAGAAGGGTGGTACATCAGGTCGAGGACACAAGGGTCAAAAGGCCAGAGCTGGAAAAGGTGTGAGATTGGGATTCGAAGGCGGTCAGACTCCATTGCATCGAAAGATCCCCAAGAGAGGTTTCATCAACTT CACATCGAAGACTTACGCGCCATTATCCATCTCTACTCTCCAATCATTCATCTCTCAATCCCGAATCTCCCCTTCTGAACCAATAACCGTCGGCACCATCGCCCGTTCCAACGCAGTCCACGGTCTTTCCCATCTATCAGGCATCAAGCTCCTCGGCGAACCGGACCCTTCTTtaccccttccaccactcaAACTTGAGCTTTCGAGATATAGTAAAGCGGCAGCTCAGGCAATCATCGATGCAGGTGGTCAGGTTAGCGCTGTTTATCATAATAATCTAGgattgagaaaggagatttTCCCAGAGAAATTCGTAGGAAGGGATATCAAAGCCGCAAAGCCGACCAGGAAGACCGatatct TATACTACACCAACCCCAAAAAATACGGTTACCTCGCCAACGAAACCACCCCTGCCGCTCGCAAGATGTCACCAGGAGAATGGACAGAAGTCTCAcaatctcaacctcaacccgAGGCATGA